TACAGCCGCAGTTTTCTCCTGCAGCTTAACGTGATGAAAGCACACTTCTTTTATATCTCCGTCCTCGTCCAGGACATAGTCCCTCATATACGATACATCTTCCCGCATCATATGGGCTTCTACGATCTGTGTCGGGCTGGCCGGACTGCCCTCCATCGACAGGCTGACGCCCTCCTTCTCATAATCTGTAAGCTCGTTATACAGAAATTTATAAATTTCATTTTTCATCTTACGTATCCTCCGATAACATTGCGATGATAGCTACGGCTGTATGCGCATATACTGTTAATACGCGGCCAGAAGAAATGCGTCGTGATACATTGGCCGTATATGCGGACCAGCTGCATAAAAATTAGAAGATAGTCGTGCATTTAAAAAAATTTTAACGGTTACAATTGATCGTCTTTGATAGTTCTATTCTGGTTGTTTGTGAAAAATCTGCCTGAACCGGCAATGTAAATAATCTGATTTGCTGTTGATAGATTCTGAAATAGAGCTTACATTGAGAATTACTTGAAATTACTTAAAAAAGTCTCCCTCCTTTGTTCTAAGAACGTAGCTATCAGGGAAAACTATCTTCTAGTATCGTCATTATAAATGATTGATTTTACAAACGCAAGCACTTTTTTATTTTATACTTATTTTATTGAACATCCCGCGTTTCTTATGCTATACTAAATTAGAAGGAAGTGATGAATATGAAGATTGAAAAACTCAATGACAATCAGATACGCTGTACTTTAACGCGTGCCGATCTGGCAGCCCGCCAGTTACAATTGAGTGAGCTTGCCTATGGAACCGAGAAAGCTAAGTCACTTTTCCATGATATGATGCAACAGGCAGCCTTTGAATTTGGTTTTGAGGCGGAGGATATACCGTTAATGATCGAGGCTATACCCGCTTCTTCCGATTCTATCGTGCTGATAATTACTAAAGTCGAGGACCCTGAGGAACTCGATACCCGTTTTTCAAAGTTTTCACCATCTCCGGGTGGTGACTGGGATTCAAAGAAAAATGAGGCCCCTGACAAACTGGATGGCGCCGAGACTCTCCTGGACCTGCTTGGCAAGGTAAAAGAGAAGATCGGCACACAGGAGGAAACCTCCGGTGAAGATACAAAAGAAGTCCAGAAAACAAGCCTCCGCTTATTCTCATTTGCAACAATGGACAGTGTCATTCAGGCTGCGCGCCTGCTTAGCGGCATGTACAACGGTTCCAACACCCTGTACAAAGACCATGGCGAAGACGTATACATTCTGGCTCTGACACAATCAGACCATACAACGAATGATTTTAACCGCATATGTAATATGCTGTCGGAATATGGCTCTTTGGAAAAGGCTTCCGGCGCAACGCTGGCGTTTCTGGAAGAACATTGTGAGATTCTGATATCTGCTGATGCAGTGCAGAAGCTTGCGGTAATTTAACAACACATTAAAAAGATGCACCGGGCCGCCCCGGTGCATCTTTTATATTTGCCGTCTTATTAAGCATTCAAAAATGCATTGATCTTCTCTTCTAATAAGTCTGCATCTATGCCATGAACCATAGCCGCCTCTGCCAGAGACTCTCCCTGCGCGGACGGGCAGCCAAGACAATGCAT
This is a stretch of genomic DNA from [Clostridium] hylemonae DSM 15053. It encodes these proteins:
- a CDS encoding DUF1858 domain-containing protein; amino-acid sequence: MMAKVSKDMTIGEILSINPDVAPILMEIGMHCLGCPSAQGESLAEAAMVHGIDADLLEEKINAFLNA
- a CDS encoding adaptor protein MecA, encoding MKIEKLNDNQIRCTLTRADLAARQLQLSELAYGTEKAKSLFHDMMQQAAFEFGFEAEDIPLMIEAIPASSDSIVLIITKVEDPEELDTRFSKFSPSPGGDWDSKKNEAPDKLDGAETLLDLLGKVKEKIGTQEETSGEDTKEVQKTSLRLFSFATMDSVIQAARLLSGMYNGSNTLYKDHGEDVYILALTQSDHTTNDFNRICNMLSEYGSLEKASGATLAFLEEHCEILISADAVQKLAVI